The window AAACTGGAGCCACCATTTTTGGGTATATTGTTCAGGATCCGGAGAGATATGGCGTCGTAGAGTTTGATACTCAAAATCGAGTTATTTCTCTTGAAGAAAAGCCCCAAAAGCCCAAATCGCATTATGCTATACCAGGTTTATATGTTTATGATGATCAAGTAGTACAAATCGCAAAGTCCCTTAAACCCTCAGCACGTGGAGAACTTGAAATCACTGATCTCAATCGTGTTTATCTTGAGATGGGACGACTCATGGTTCAAAAAATCGGACGCGGTGTAGCGTGGCTTGATACAGGAACTCCCCAAGCGTTATTGGAAGCCAATAATTTTATCGGCGCCGTTGAACAGCGGCAAGGCATGATGATCGGATGTATTGAAGAGGCGGCATGGAGGGCCGAAATATGTACAACCAGCCAACTAAAACAAGTTATCCAAAACTTACCCAAATGTGATTACCGCTCCTACCTTGATCGAATCATTAACGAAACCCGATAACCCATGCAGTCCAAACCCGATTCCGCACATGATTATTCCGTGGTTGTACCGGTTTACAATAGCAGTTCTACATTAGCTGAACTTTACCGGCGAATTGAAACTGTTTTTAGTAAGTTAGAAAAATCATTTGAGGTTATATTTGTTGAAGATTGCGGCTCCGATAATAGTTGGGAAACTTTGTTGTCCTTGAAAAAACAAAATTCAAATAAAGTTTGCGTCATCCGTCTGAGTAAAAATTTCGGCCAACATAACGCCATTCTATGCGGATTACATTGGACACGCGGCAAATACATCATTACTATTGATGATGATTTGCAAATCCCCCCGGAAGAAATTGAAACTCTGATAATTAAGGCCAATGCGACCAACGCCGATGTAGTTTACGGAATTTATGAACACAAAAAACATTCCGTCGGTCGAAACATTGGAAGCAACACGATTCAATTC is drawn from bacterium and contains these coding sequences:
- the rfbA gene encoding glucose-1-phosphate thymidylyltransferase RfbA — translated: MKGIILAGGAGSRLYPISKVYSKQLMYVYNKPMIYYPLSTLILGGIKDILIITTPDDAPMFKKLLGDGKHIGLNLQYAEQPKPEGLAQAFIIGESFINNDPVSLVLGDNLFYGYLDFFKSAIKNTQTGATIFGYIVQDPERYGVVEFDTQNRVISLEEKPQKPKSHYAIPGLYVYDDQVVQIAKSLKPSARGELEITDLNRVYLEMGRLMVQKIGRGVAWLDTGTPQALLEANNFIGAVEQRQGMMIGCIEEAAWRAEICTTSQLKQVIQNLPKCDYRSYLDRIINETR